A genome region from Flavobacteriales bacterium includes the following:
- a CDS encoding CotH kinase family protein: MFTKKIVYLLYFFVFITIVGIGAFLFLPRGTSFSDTLLIIKSRLYYLSLKPKGNFPSLKLEIPSSSMRSLERDRTRSINAGLLKSENKNYVPGKLFYKGKETSIKIKLKGWGSEHWSIPVKWSFKVKPKECIVEGLAKFGLLYPPRRGYSIEWLYQRIVKFTGNLPLHYQFVDLTLNGMYLGTYAIEEAFDRKMNAVKEIDNGVIIKWDHSTWSDTLDYPAYFNKLILILDSLPEKKNSLSDLQYMSMPIVVQGKKNNSGVAKTAIKLMNDFRNNIKPTNEVFNIDKLATTVAVNHLFGNHHPMALQNLRFLYDPMTSRFEIIAYDLEQIDNLSNIESCFRYLAWKSSKFTPQHVIQMFNDTIFRKLYVKTQLKIADTTYLNSLFSELDYERHRVNRELTREFPHITFIEKKIIYQNAEFIRLSLDSINGSQ; encoded by the coding sequence ATGTTCACCAAAAAGATTGTATATCTCTTATACTTCTTTGTTTTTATTACCATCGTAGGTATCGGTGCATTTCTATTTCTTCCCAGAGGCACATCCTTTTCTGACACTTTATTAATTATAAAATCTCGTCTCTACTATTTATCCCTAAAGCCTAAAGGTAATTTCCCTTCATTGAAATTAGAAATCCCATCAAGCTCAATGAGAAGCTTGGAACGAGATAGAACAAGATCTATTAATGCAGGCTTACTAAAGTCAGAAAACAAAAACTATGTACCCGGAAAACTCTTCTACAAAGGAAAAGAAACAAGTATAAAAATAAAACTAAAAGGATGGGGATCCGAACATTGGTCAATACCTGTTAAATGGTCATTTAAAGTAAAACCGAAAGAATGCATAGTAGAAGGCTTAGCAAAATTCGGACTATTATATCCTCCGCGAAGAGGATATTCAATTGAATGGCTATATCAAAGAATAGTCAAATTTACCGGTAATTTACCTTTGCATTATCAGTTTGTAGATCTAACATTAAATGGGATGTATCTGGGAACATATGCTATAGAAGAAGCATTTGACCGTAAAATGAATGCCGTAAAAGAAATAGATAATGGGGTAATTATAAAATGGGATCACTCTACTTGGTCGGACACTTTAGATTACCCTGCCTACTTCAATAAATTAATCCTAATCTTGGATTCTCTTCCAGAGAAAAAAAATTCCTTATCTGACCTACAATACATGAGTATGCCAATTGTTGTACAAGGAAAAAAGAATAACAGCGGAGTAGCTAAAACCGCTATTAAACTAATGAATGACTTCAGAAATAATATAAAACCCACCAACGAGGTTTTTAACATAGATAAACTAGCCACTACTGTTGCAGTTAACCATTTATTTGGAAATCATCATCCAATGGCTTTACAAAATCTGAGGTTCTTATACGACCCTATGACTTCTAGATTTGAAATAATTGCATATGACCTAGAGCAAATTGACAATCTATCTAACATAGAATCTTGTTTTAGATACCTTGCTTGGAAGTCTTCTAAATTCACGCCTCAACACGTAATTCAGATGTTCAACGATACAATATTCAGAAAACTATATGTAAAAACCCAACTAAAAATAGCTGACACAACTTATCTAAACAGTCTTTTCAGTGAGTTAGATTATGAACGACATAGAGTAAACAGAGAGCTAACCAGAGAATTCCCTCACATAACTTTTATCGAGAAAAAAATAATCTATCAGAATGCGGAATTTATCCGATTATCACTTGATTCAATTAACGGATCTCAATAA
- a CDS encoding asparagine synthetase B, whose amino-acid sequence MKKATILLILISLSSLQLTASKILIPMDDTQSNHLKAYGIAYWVLDKNSSLQWLLNYRGGSFLLDNVKEIEEECIVRDVKFQIIADVQAVSILNEIANPEVNMDAVKLEKAPKVAVYSPKSKLPWDDAVTLVLTYAEIPYDVIYDDEIIKGSLPLYDWLHLHHEDFTGQYGKFYRAYKNAPWYQDQVKEHEETAKRLGFTKVSKLKLGVALKIRDFTAGGGFLFSMCSGTDSFDISLAAQNTDICDYMFDGDPPSASMQGEIDYSKTFAFKDFILERNPLEYEFSTIDATPIHKKTPEEQDYFTLFDFSAKWDWVPTMLNQNHEQVIKGFMGQTTAYNKKNIKSNVLILGENKGLNSAKYIHGEFGNGTWTFYGGHDPEDYQHYVNDPPTDLNLHPNSPSYRLILNNILFPAAKKKKQKT is encoded by the coding sequence ATGAAAAAAGCGACAATACTTTTAATCTTAATTTCTCTATCAAGTCTTCAGCTCACTGCTAGTAAGATTCTTATCCCAATGGATGACACCCAAAGCAATCATCTAAAGGCATATGGGATTGCATATTGGGTATTAGACAAAAACAGTTCTTTACAATGGCTTCTTAATTACAGAGGAGGAAGCTTCCTTCTTGACAATGTCAAAGAAATAGAAGAAGAATGTATAGTTAGAGATGTTAAGTTTCAAATCATAGCAGACGTCCAAGCGGTAAGCATTTTAAACGAAATTGCTAATCCAGAAGTAAATATGGATGCAGTTAAGTTAGAGAAAGCACCTAAAGTTGCTGTGTATTCACCCAAAAGCAAACTTCCTTGGGATGATGCAGTAACACTTGTATTGACATATGCGGAAATTCCATATGACGTTATCTACGATGATGAAATAATAAAAGGAAGTTTACCTCTTTACGATTGGCTTCATTTACATCACGAAGATTTCACTGGCCAATATGGCAAGTTTTACAGAGCATATAAGAATGCTCCTTGGTACCAAGATCAAGTCAAAGAACATGAAGAAACTGCTAAAAGACTTGGGTTTACCAAGGTTTCTAAACTAAAATTAGGTGTTGCCTTAAAGATTAGAGATTTTACTGCTGGTGGCGGGTTCCTTTTTTCGATGTGCTCAGGGACAGATTCATTTGACATTTCTCTTGCTGCTCAAAACACGGATATATGTGACTATATGTTTGATGGAGACCCTCCAAGTGCTTCGATGCAAGGAGAAATTGATTATTCAAAAACCTTTGCCTTTAAGGATTTTATTTTGGAACGGAATCCTCTTGAATACGAATTCTCTACTATTGATGCCACCCCTATCCACAAAAAGACACCCGAAGAGCAAGACTACTTTACGCTATTCGACTTTTCTGCAAAATGGGACTGGGTACCTACTATGCTAAACCAAAACCACGAGCAAGTAATCAAAGGGTTCATGGGACAAACAACTGCCTATAACAAGAAGAACATCAAATCGAATGTGTTAATTCTAGGAGAAAATAAGGGATTAAATTCCGCAAAATATATTCACGGAGAATTCGGAAATGGAACATGGACATTCTATGGTGGTCATGATCCGGAGGATTATCAGCATTACGTAAACGACCCTCCTACAGATTTAAATCTCCACCCTAACTCCCCTTCTTACAGACTCATATTAAATAACATACTATTCCCAGCAGCCAAAAAGAAGAAACAAAAAACTTAA